In a genomic window of Pirellulaceae bacterium:
- a CDS encoding Gfo/Idh/MocA family oxidoreductase → MSHDVIKVALVGCGRIASWFHLKILQRHPLVQLVAIADASQDALQEAKAKASQVKTFVRYEDLLQLDDLDDVIICLPTHLHTSAAIAAFAAKKHVYLEKPRAISPAEVQQVFHAWRASNCLGMVGFNGRFHPVIRQAKALVQNRAIGTVTSVRTVQTSFAKSLPEWQKRRETGGGVLLDLASHQFDLLACLLNTPMTEVMASIWSQRFEQDSAMLQILQPLKIGSKSSGSGERGRIVTDRIASTVHVFPMEPTCSRLQRSLEFWRDCSRQISRLREIVAPVAEPSYRLALDYFIDCVRESRAPSPDILDGCRNVAAVFAEEESAETDVWKKPVPNDE, encoded by the coding sequence ATGAGCCATGACGTCATTAAAGTTGCGTTGGTGGGTTGTGGCCGGATTGCATCCTGGTTTCATCTGAAAATTCTGCAGCGGCATCCGTTGGTCCAATTAGTTGCCATCGCCGATGCGAGTCAAGATGCGTTGCAAGAGGCCAAAGCCAAGGCCTCCCAAGTGAAGACGTTTGTTCGGTACGAAGATCTACTACAACTTGACGATCTCGATGATGTCATCATTTGCCTGCCAACGCATTTGCATACCTCTGCCGCAATCGCCGCTTTTGCAGCAAAGAAGCACGTTTATTTAGAAAAGCCTCGTGCGATCAGTCCAGCGGAAGTGCAGCAGGTATTTCATGCTTGGCGAGCCAGTAATTGTCTCGGCATGGTTGGCTTTAACGGACGATTTCATCCGGTGATTCGACAGGCCAAGGCATTGGTTCAAAACCGGGCAATCGGAACGGTCACCTCGGTGCGAACCGTCCAGACTTCCTTCGCGAAATCCTTGCCAGAATGGCAAAAGAGGCGTGAAACGGGCGGTGGCGTTTTGCTTGATTTGGCAAGTCATCAATTTGATCTCCTGGCCTGTTTACTGAACACACCCATGACGGAAGTCATGGCATCGATTTGGTCGCAACGCTTTGAACAGGATTCTGCGATGTTGCAAATTCTTCAGCCGTTGAAAATCGGATCGAAATCATCGGGGAGCGGGGAGCGGGGAAGAATCGTGACGGATCGAATTGCTTCGACAGTTCACGTTTTTCCAATGGAGCCTACCTGCAGTCGATTGCAACGATCCTTGGAATTCTGGCGGGATTGTAGTCGGCAAATTTCTCGTTTAAGAGAGATTGTCGCTCCTGTGGCAGAACCCTCGTATCGCTTGGCGCTAGATTATTTCATCGACTGCGTCCGTGAATCTCGGGCGCCATCGCCTGATATTCTTGATGGTTGTAGAAATGTCGCTGCAGTTTTCGCTGAGGAGGAATCGGCAGAGACAGATGTGTGGAAGAAACCGGTGCCCAATGATGAATAG
- a CDS encoding glycosyltransferase family 4 protein has product MRILMMNDLGTPTGGAELMTLALSEAMRQRGHETLVLTSNADSHPDMFGDVKCFGAKGGLGTVLKIANLSALHVLQRTLDSFKPDVVHVRMFMTQLSPLILKALRNIPTVYHAVSYETLCPTINKILPNGSFCEHTAGWICRKMDCLSLPAWGAAMVQRRQLMAWKDEFDRVVANGTVLAKDLESIGFSDIEIVSNGVKVMPQRSTLSSPPTITFAGRLVFLKGVDVLLRAFQSIQAEVGDARLQIVGGGPEACKLKAMANDLSLRNVSWFGQVGKQRVSEICDDSWIHAVPSRVETFGISATEAMMRGTLVVASRVGGLIDQVEVGTSGILCPIADADALAAAMMALLQDRSRCEQMGLAARQRALEFFAIDRCAGKFEEIYHQMRVGTFKTPRRSTVGT; this is encoded by the coding sequence ATGCGCATTCTGATGATGAACGACTTGGGAACACCCACGGGTGGTGCCGAGTTGATGACGCTTGCTCTAAGTGAGGCAATGCGACAGCGGGGGCACGAGACATTAGTCTTGACCAGTAATGCAGATAGCCATCCCGACATGTTTGGTGATGTGAAATGTTTTGGGGCCAAAGGCGGATTGGGCACGGTCTTGAAAATAGCGAATCTGTCTGCCTTACATGTTTTGCAGCGGACCCTGGATTCATTTAAGCCGGATGTTGTCCACGTACGGATGTTTATGACGCAACTGTCTCCACTGATCTTGAAGGCGCTTCGAAACATTCCGACCGTCTATCATGCGGTCAGCTACGAGACGTTGTGTCCAACCATCAATAAGATTCTTCCAAACGGTTCATTTTGCGAACATACTGCCGGTTGGATTTGTCGAAAGATGGATTGCCTGTCACTTCCGGCTTGGGGCGCTGCCATGGTTCAACGCCGACAGTTAATGGCCTGGAAAGACGAATTTGATCGTGTGGTCGCAAATGGGACTGTTCTCGCCAAGGATCTGGAATCCATCGGATTTTCAGATATTGAAATTGTGAGTAACGGCGTGAAAGTCATGCCACAGCGATCGACCCTGTCATCGCCTCCGACGATCACATTTGCCGGACGCCTGGTCTTTCTCAAAGGCGTCGATGTTCTGCTAAGGGCATTTCAGTCGATTCAGGCCGAGGTAGGTGACGCAAGACTCCAGATCGTAGGAGGTGGCCCCGAGGCTTGTAAGCTGAAAGCGATGGCCAACGATCTGTCATTAAGAAATGTTTCCTGGTTTGGGCAAGTTGGAAAGCAACGGGTTTCAGAAATTTGCGACGACAGTTGGATCCATGCGGTTCCATCACGAGTCGAAACCTTTGGGATTTCTGCAACCGAGGCAATGATGCGAGGAACTTTGGTGGTTGCCTCACGTGTCGGAGGACTTATTGACCAAGTCGAAGTTGGCACTTCGGGAATCTTGTGTCCTATTGCCGACGCTGACGCACTTGCTGCGGCCATGATGGCGTTACTTCAGGATCGTTCGCGTTGCGAACAGATGGGATTGGCAGCACGTCAACGCGCCCTGGAATTTTTTGCGATTGATCGATGTGCTGGAAAATTCGAGGAAATCTATCATCAAATGCGAGTTGGAACTTTCAAAACACCGAGGCGATCGACCGTTGGAACATAG
- a CDS encoding cytochrome P450, with translation MLKRALSESHPEEVSCQLPWFIRRRLGLLSRGNIPYDQAVRMRFGESTFMLTHPDDIHYVLVSRARDFVKTPNLVSEKGRQRAGRGLLTSAGDRHQLLRCGLQPIFVNSAALPFTASIQAHTERRLRTWHDQQTLDISNEMTQLGLEILIGMVFGNDFNNLDSRFGQAIAHRRRYNEYVINGRMPFRTRMPTPTVRRYQWAMKIIDKEIYRAIRERRRNQQGASQDCNFVSLLSGVSLPDGTQLTDQQVRDEVLTLTTAGYETTSDGLSWTLYLLAKHPEFQDILREEVVANQEWRHPSPTCLKSLPMITAALEESWRLYPPTWIYVRTPIKAATLPSGTKVPANSRLYLCPYVMHRHPDHFSDPERFDSNRFAPDALSPPRSVYFPFGNGPHICIGAPLDRLQSSLILAAILARFRIHDDSSHSVKPFAGVTLRPGNGVKVHLESLRDQAVTRPIKKHVVEGSGYGKWRTG, from the coding sequence ATGCTTAAACGAGCGTTAAGCGAAAGCCACCCTGAAGAAGTTTCGTGTCAATTGCCCTGGTTTATCCGTCGGCGACTTGGCTTGTTGTCTCGAGGTAACATCCCTTATGACCAAGCTGTCCGGATGCGATTCGGTGAATCCACCTTCATGTTGACTCATCCGGACGATATTCATTACGTGCTTGTTTCCCGAGCTCGTGACTTTGTAAAAACTCCAAATTTGGTTAGCGAGAAAGGCCGGCAACGTGCCGGCAGAGGCTTGTTAACCAGCGCCGGTGATCGACACCAACTGCTTCGTTGTGGCCTGCAACCGATCTTTGTGAATTCCGCTGCATTGCCCTTTACGGCATCAATTCAGGCACACACAGAAAGACGGTTGCGCACTTGGCATGATCAGCAAACGTTAGACATCTCAAATGAGATGACGCAGTTGGGACTCGAAATCTTGATCGGGATGGTCTTCGGTAACGATTTTAATAATCTAGACTCAAGATTCGGACAGGCCATTGCGCACCGCCGGCGCTATAACGAATATGTCATTAATGGTCGCATGCCTTTTCGAACTCGTATGCCGACGCCTACTGTTCGGAGATATCAATGGGCAATGAAAATCATTGATAAGGAGATTTATCGGGCAATACGCGAGCGGCGACGCAATCAGCAGGGGGCGAGTCAGGATTGCAACTTCGTATCGTTGCTGTCTGGTGTCAGTTTGCCAGACGGAACCCAACTGACGGATCAGCAGGTGAGGGATGAAGTTTTGACGCTTACGACTGCGGGCTATGAAACGACCTCAGATGGTCTCTCTTGGACGCTGTATCTGTTGGCAAAGCATCCTGAGTTTCAAGACATCCTCCGGGAGGAAGTTGTCGCGAATCAGGAATGGCGTCACCCGAGTCCGACATGTCTCAAGTCACTTCCCATGATCACAGCAGCTCTCGAGGAGAGTTGGCGACTTTATCCACCAACTTGGATTTATGTGCGAACGCCTATCAAAGCTGCCACACTTCCATCTGGTACGAAGGTACCAGCGAATAGTCGTTTGTATCTATGTCCCTATGTGATGCATCGTCATCCGGATCATTTTTCCGATCCAGAACGATTCGATTCAAACCGTTTCGCTCCTGACGCTTTGAGCCCGCCTCGTTCGGTGTACTTTCCTTTTGGTAATGGCCCTCATATCTGCATTGGTGCTCCGTTGGATCGTTTGCAGAGTTCCTTGATTCTGGCAGCCATCTTGGCACGTTTTCGAATTCATGACGATTCCAGCCATTCCGTCAAACCGTTTGCCGGAGTAACACTGCGGCCAGGAAATGGGGTTAAGGTGCACCTGGAGTCGTTGCGAGATCAAGCAGTCACGAGACCGATAAAAAAGCACGTAGTTGAAGGCTCGGGGTATGGGAAATGGAGAACAGGGTAG
- a CDS encoding MFS transporter: MPLIYSLVFLGFFAGALVSPVMSPMFLHPQEHGVLSHDTSGATRAFLLGLAMAMIKLGEFFGSPILGQLSDHLGRKIVLAAAMAITAIGNLAIALAIAGDQVWVIIAGQFFIGFAGVLLVLAQSEVASQSTGKEKTQRFGYIYLASSLAYVFAPVLGGHLADKNYLPWASYSLPFYVSTAICLLCTFLILLRFPKSVPKKNSEAPVKLTRGISELGEAFRLAPFRSLLIVNFFIYLGIDFVFQFNPVYFVQKWKFSSAEVGWLMSYTSASMVLTQWLLIKPAGKRWTPRIVTTGSAIALGILLTLQIAPENWQWLCLILPLVGATMALATTNMSALLSDNAPTDAQGRMLGVSHSVRVLGSALLCFTGGILAGLSPQYPILIGAIASIFSAGLLIYGGRK; encoded by the coding sequence ATGCCACTGATCTACAGCTTGGTATTTCTTGGTTTCTTTGCCGGTGCATTGGTTTCTCCGGTCATGTCTCCGATGTTTCTCCATCCCCAGGAACACGGGGTGCTGTCCCATGACACCAGCGGTGCGACGCGAGCCTTCCTATTGGGTCTCGCCATGGCAATGATCAAACTGGGAGAATTTTTTGGCTCGCCCATCTTAGGTCAGCTTTCGGATCACTTAGGGCGCAAGATCGTATTAGCAGCCGCCATGGCGATCACGGCAATCGGTAATTTGGCCATTGCACTCGCCATCGCAGGTGATCAGGTCTGGGTGATCATCGCAGGCCAATTTTTCATTGGATTCGCTGGAGTCTTACTGGTGCTCGCGCAATCCGAAGTTGCTTCACAATCGACGGGGAAGGAAAAGACCCAACGATTTGGATACATTTACCTGGCCAGCAGCCTCGCCTATGTTTTCGCGCCTGTCCTAGGCGGTCACCTGGCAGACAAAAACTATCTGCCGTGGGCTTCTTATTCCTTACCGTTCTATGTTTCGACAGCGATCTGCTTGCTATGCACCTTCCTGATTCTTTTGCGTTTCCCAAAATCAGTTCCCAAAAAAAACAGCGAAGCGCCCGTAAAATTAACGAGAGGCATCAGCGAACTTGGCGAGGCTTTTCGACTGGCACCTTTCCGATCTCTACTGATTGTTAATTTCTTCATTTATCTCGGCATCGACTTTGTCTTTCAATTTAACCCGGTCTATTTTGTGCAAAAGTGGAAGTTCAGTTCAGCAGAGGTCGGCTGGCTAATGTCCTACACCAGCGCATCGATGGTGCTCACGCAATGGCTGTTAATCAAGCCAGCCGGCAAACGTTGGACACCGCGAATCGTGACAACCGGCAGTGCAATCGCGTTGGGCATCTTGCTCACGCTGCAGATTGCACCGGAAAATTGGCAATGGCTCTGTTTGATTCTGCCATTGGTTGGCGCAACGATGGCTCTTGCAACCACGAACATGTCAGCACTGCTTTCGGACAACGCCCCGACCGATGCACAGGGTCGCATGCTGGGCGTATCGCATTCCGTTCGCGTACTGGGCTCCGCCCTGCTCTGTTTCACCGGCGGAATTTTGGCCGGACTCTCTCCTCAATATCCGATTCTGATCGGCGCAATCGCATCGATCTTTTCGGCGGGATTATTGATTTATGGAGGTCGCAAATAG
- a CDS encoding glycosyltransferase family A protein, producing MKLSVVIPFYNAEQYIEQCIEGLLLQSLPTNDFEIIMVDNNSTDLSAKIVGRYPQIHLLQETKQGSYAARNRGISAAKGELVALTDPDCVPRSDWLEQALISMHSADVQITIGSRHIAIPHKNLSLLFDYENQKDAYILNSEMAGCYYGHTNNMVVRRALFDSYGQFDEVNRGADTMYVRSIVDSLSTNSVAYNPEMSVKHLEVDCLSTYFKKVRAYARSRQRNKILQPTQSIGFADRWRIFLQTIRTRDYPLMDRLKLLAMLMRGMLDWSVSDLKERWKIKTETLPVRQNLSASASPKRSQHSRPTSFETMD from the coding sequence ATGAAACTGTCTGTTGTCATCCCATTCTATAACGCCGAACAGTACATCGAACAATGTATCGAAGGGCTACTTTTGCAATCGTTGCCGACGAATGATTTCGAAATCATCATGGTCGACAATAATTCGACAGACTTGTCGGCCAAGATCGTGGGTCGCTACCCCCAGATTCATTTGCTGCAGGAAACCAAACAGGGATCTTACGCAGCTCGAAATCGAGGAATCAGTGCCGCCAAGGGTGAACTCGTTGCCCTCACCGATCCCGACTGCGTGCCTCGATCCGACTGGCTTGAGCAGGCGTTGATTTCCATGCACTCAGCCGACGTGCAAATTACTATTGGATCACGTCACATCGCCATTCCGCACAAGAATCTCTCGTTGCTTTTTGATTACGAAAATCAGAAGGACGCGTATATCCTGAATAGCGAAATGGCTGGATGCTATTACGGACATACCAACAACATGGTCGTTCGTCGTGCTCTATTTGACAGCTACGGTCAATTCGACGAGGTTAACCGTGGCGCTGATACGATGTACGTGCGTTCCATCGTAGACAGCCTCTCCACCAATTCGGTTGCCTATAACCCAGAGATGAGCGTAAAACACCTTGAAGTCGACTGTCTCAGCACCTACTTCAAAAAAGTACGAGCCTACGCCCGTAGCAGACAACGCAATAAAATATTGCAACCCACCCAGTCCATAGGTTTCGCCGATCGATGGAGAATCTTTCTTCAAACAATCCGCACTCGCGATTACCCCTTGATGGATCGGCTGAAACTGCTGGCCATGCTCATGCGGGGGATGCTGGACTGGTCCGTCAGCGACCTGAAGGAACGCTGGAAAATCAAAACCGAAACTCTTCCAGTCAGACAAAACCTATCCGCTTCGGCTTCTCCCAAACGATCGCAACACTCTAGGCCAACGTCTTTCGAGACAATGGATTGA